One genomic region from Curtobacterium sp. 9128 encodes:
- a CDS encoding MFS transporter — translation MSADLRPALWVVLWSRALTTFSGAVGALAYSYVAIHHLGGPSAGVAVATCTAVGVLVGNLAGGLADFVRAPLVIGGAALVGAVTSGTAFILADAGRTTLPTWCVLSLLSGLVTAAAARGENTAIVHVAPREHLPRLFGVVSIRAQAAAAAAGTVSGLVIASDPALPFLVDCASWALSGVLLIPLALRYPRSGADRPSFSPSELLRGFTFIAQQRPLLTVVVVSAIANMFLAGASAVITIDLISRGTDVRLVGLLETVVNLAALLGSVASGVLSRRLTTRQLFVLVLSVLTGAMAAMAIWGTVQVVMVALAVGVFSIPALGVSAAITLASWTPAGLQARTSGASSVLSLVLTSVSPAALGSLYLHTSRLVTLSVVATGTLAAAAIARRAVPDRRTQDG, via the coding sequence GTGAGCGCCGACCTCCGTCCGGCCCTCTGGGTCGTCCTGTGGTCCCGGGCGCTGACGACCTTCTCCGGAGCGGTCGGCGCACTTGCGTACTCGTACGTGGCGATCCATCATCTCGGTGGTCCGAGCGCCGGTGTCGCCGTAGCCACCTGCACCGCCGTGGGCGTGCTCGTCGGCAATCTCGCCGGCGGATTGGCCGACTTCGTCCGGGCACCGCTCGTGATCGGCGGGGCCGCGCTCGTCGGGGCCGTGACATCCGGCACCGCTTTCATCCTCGCGGACGCGGGGAGGACGACGCTGCCGACATGGTGCGTGTTGTCACTCCTGTCCGGCCTCGTGACCGCAGCCGCCGCGCGAGGAGAGAACACCGCGATCGTGCACGTCGCCCCGCGCGAGCACCTCCCCAGACTCTTCGGCGTGGTGTCGATCCGTGCGCAGGCAGCAGCTGCGGCGGCCGGAACCGTCAGCGGGCTCGTCATCGCGTCCGACCCGGCGCTGCCGTTCCTGGTCGACTGCGCGAGCTGGGCACTCAGTGGCGTGCTGCTCATCCCGCTGGCCCTGCGGTACCCGCGCTCGGGTGCCGATCGCCCGTCGTTCTCACCGTCGGAACTCCTCCGCGGCTTCACGTTCATCGCGCAGCAGCGACCGCTCCTCACCGTCGTCGTCGTCAGCGCGATCGCCAACATGTTCCTCGCGGGTGCCAGCGCTGTCATCACCATCGACCTCATCAGCCGCGGGACGGACGTCCGCCTCGTCGGTCTCCTCGAGACCGTGGTGAACCTCGCTGCGCTGCTCGGCAGCGTCGCCAGCGGCGTCCTCTCGCGTCGCCTGACGACGCGTCAGCTCTTTGTGCTCGTCCTATCGGTCCTGACCGGGGCGATGGCCGCGATGGCGATCTGGGGGACCGTGCAGGTCGTGATGGTCGCGCTAGCCGTCGGCGTGTTCAGCATCCCCGCGCTCGGGGTCTCGGCCGCCATCACGCTCGCCTCGTGGACCCCTGCTGGCCTGCAGGCGCGGACCTCCGGGGCGAGTTCGGTGCTCTCGCTCGTGCTCACGTCGGTCTCGCCGGCGGCCCTCGGTTCGCTGTACCTGCACACGTCACGGCTCGTCACCCTGTCGGTGGTCGCGACTGGGACGCTCGCCGCCGCTGCCATCGCCCGACGAGCCGTCCCGGACCGCAGGACCCAGGACGGCTGA
- a CDS encoding VIT1/CCC1 transporter family protein: MATTTVPALPTASPADPTNAARLNWLRAGLLGANDGIVSVAAVVVGVAGAGAPVGPVLAAGGAALVGGAVSMALGEYVSVSGARDAQRTGQAARTARRATDAVGPSDIAAAYRSIGVSDDVARSIAAELGRPEVRENWIAAEERAAQDEVVSPWRAAWVSAATFTVGGLLPFLATVFVPESVRVAVIVVAVLLALAATGTTGAVLGGAPRGRAAMRVVIGGAAALAATWLAGTLLGAHAL, encoded by the coding sequence ATGGCCACCACCACCGTTCCCGCACTGCCGACCGCGTCGCCCGCGGATCCCACGAACGCGGCCCGGCTCAACTGGCTGCGTGCCGGTCTGCTCGGGGCGAACGACGGCATCGTCTCCGTCGCCGCCGTCGTGGTCGGTGTCGCCGGGGCCGGCGCACCGGTCGGCCCGGTCCTCGCCGCCGGCGGAGCCGCCCTCGTCGGCGGTGCCGTCTCGATGGCGCTCGGCGAGTACGTCTCGGTGAGCGGCGCACGAGACGCGCAACGCACCGGGCAGGCTGCCCGTACGGCCCGTCGGGCGACCGACGCGGTCGGGCCTTCGGACATCGCGGCCGCCTACCGCTCGATCGGGGTGTCCGACGACGTGGCACGGTCGATCGCCGCCGAGCTCGGTCGCCCGGAGGTCCGAGAGAACTGGATCGCCGCCGAGGAACGGGCCGCGCAGGACGAGGTCGTCAGCCCCTGGCGAGCTGCGTGGGTCTCCGCAGCCACGTTCACCGTCGGCGGCCTACTGCCGTTCCTGGCGACGGTGTTCGTGCCGGAGTCGGTGCGTGTCGCCGTCATCGTGGTGGCCGTGCTCCTGGCCCTCGCCGCGACCGGCACGACGGGCGCGGTGCTCGGTGGTGCACCACGAGGTCGCGCTGCCATGCGCGTCGTCATCGGCGGCGCTGCGGCCCTGGCGGCGACGTGGCTCGCGGGCACCCTGCTCGGCGCGCATGCGCTCTGA
- the xylB gene encoding xylulokinase, translated as MSLVAGVDSSTQSCKVTIRDAVTGAVVREGRASHPDGTSVDPRHWWDALGTAIADAGGLDDVAAIAVAGQQHGMVVLDADGVVIRDALLWNDVRSADAAAQMVEELGREAWVTRTGLVPVASFTGTKLRWLRDAEPDNARRVAAVALPHDWLSWRLRGYGPADESPLGADLDALATDGSDASGTAYWDPARTAYDPELFELALGRSMRVAGESGGDVLVPRVVEADQAMGTLDTDVPLPGGGVAHGGLVVGAGTGDNAGAALGLGLGPGDVAVSLGTSGTVFGVTDTAVADPSGTVAGFADATGARLPIVTTLNAARVLEVIGGLLGVDHGELGELALAAPAGADGLVLVPYFVGERTPNRPDATASLLGMTPATTDRQHLARAAVEGMLCALADGLAAVEATGVTVERLLLIGGAARNEAVRTIAAQVFGRDVHLPEPGEYVAAGAAKQAAWALTGTLPSWTLDTTTVAADPHPEVLERYRAAVNHQTSS; from the coding sequence TTGAGCCTCGTCGCCGGCGTCGACTCCTCGACGCAGTCCTGCAAGGTCACGATCCGCGACGCCGTCACCGGTGCGGTCGTCCGGGAGGGACGCGCGTCCCACCCGGACGGCACGTCCGTCGACCCCCGCCACTGGTGGGACGCCCTCGGCACCGCGATCGCGGACGCCGGCGGGCTCGACGACGTGGCGGCGATCGCGGTCGCCGGCCAGCAGCACGGCATGGTCGTCCTCGACGCCGACGGCGTCGTCATCCGCGACGCGCTCCTCTGGAACGACGTCCGCAGCGCCGACGCGGCAGCGCAGATGGTCGAGGAACTCGGACGGGAGGCATGGGTCACCAGGACCGGTCTGGTCCCGGTGGCCTCGTTCACCGGCACGAAACTGCGCTGGCTCCGCGACGCCGAGCCGGACAACGCACGCCGCGTCGCGGCGGTCGCACTCCCCCACGACTGGCTGTCGTGGCGGCTGCGCGGCTACGGTCCGGCCGACGAGAGCCCGCTCGGCGCCGACCTCGACGCGCTCGCGACCGACGGATCCGACGCCAGCGGCACCGCGTACTGGGATCCGGCACGGACGGCGTACGACCCGGAGCTGTTCGAGCTCGCCCTCGGACGGTCGATGCGGGTCGCCGGCGAGTCGGGCGGCGACGTGCTCGTCCCTCGGGTCGTCGAGGCCGACCAGGCGATGGGCACACTCGACACCGACGTACCGCTGCCCGGTGGCGGGGTCGCCCACGGCGGCCTGGTCGTCGGTGCGGGCACCGGTGACAACGCCGGTGCCGCGCTCGGCCTCGGGCTCGGACCCGGCGACGTCGCGGTGTCCCTCGGGACCAGCGGGACCGTCTTCGGCGTCACCGACACCGCGGTGGCGGACCCGAGCGGGACCGTGGCGGGCTTCGCCGACGCGACGGGGGCGCGCCTCCCGATCGTCACGACGCTCAACGCGGCCCGCGTGCTCGAGGTGATCGGCGGCCTGCTCGGCGTCGACCACGGCGAGCTCGGCGAGCTGGCGCTGGCGGCGCCGGCTGGCGCCGACGGCCTCGTCCTCGTGCCGTACTTCGTCGGCGAGCGCACGCCGAACCGTCCGGACGCCACCGCGTCCCTGCTCGGGATGACCCCGGCGACCACCGACCGGCAGCACCTCGCCCGCGCCGCGGTCGAGGGCATGCTCTGCGCACTCGCCGACGGACTGGCGGCCGTCGAGGCCACCGGCGTCACCGTCGAGCGGCTGCTGCTGATCGGCGGCGCCGCACGCAACGAGGCCGTCCGCACGATCGCCGCGCAGGTGTTCGGACGCGACGTCCACCTGCCGGAACCGGGCGAGTACGTCGCAGCCGGCGCGGCGAAGCAGGCGGCGTGGGCGCTCACCGGGACCCTGCCGTCCTGGACGCTCGACACCACGACCGTCGCCGCGGACCCGCATCCCGAGGTGCTCGAGCGCTACCGCGCGGCCGTCAATCACCAGACGAGCAGCTGA
- the xylA gene encoding xylose isomerase has protein sequence MATTPTRADKFSFGLWTIGYNGSDPFGGPTRPQLDVVEAVEKLDELGAYGLTFHDDDLFAFGSTDAERQTQIDRLKGALEATGIVVPMVTTNLFSAPVFKDGGFTSNDRQVRRFALRKVLRNVDLAAELGAKTFVMWGGREGAEYDSAKDVQAALSRYKESVDLLAQYVTDKGYDIRFAIEPKPNEPRGDILLPTLGHAIAFIDTLERPELFGVNPEVGHEQMAGLNFTAGIAQALYSGKLFHIDLNGQRGIKYDQDLVFGHGDLQNAFSLVDLLEHGAPQGGVAYDGPRHFDYKPSRTEDISGVWDSAAANMRMYLLLKERAQAFRADPEVQAALSAAKVDELSTPTLDEGESYDAFLADRSAFEDFDADAYFGGKGFGFVRLQQLAVEHLMGAR, from the coding sequence ATGGCGACCACGCCCACACGCGCAGACAAGTTCTCCTTCGGTCTCTGGACCATCGGATACAACGGCTCCGATCCCTTCGGCGGTCCCACCCGCCCCCAGCTCGACGTGGTCGAGGCGGTCGAGAAGCTCGACGAGCTCGGCGCCTACGGCCTGACCTTCCACGACGACGACCTGTTCGCGTTCGGTTCGACCGACGCCGAACGACAGACCCAGATCGATCGGCTCAAGGGTGCTCTGGAGGCCACCGGGATCGTCGTGCCGATGGTGACGACGAACCTCTTCTCCGCCCCGGTGTTCAAGGACGGTGGCTTCACCTCGAACGACCGCCAGGTCCGCCGGTTCGCACTCCGCAAGGTGCTGCGGAACGTCGACCTGGCCGCCGAGCTCGGCGCGAAGACGTTCGTCATGTGGGGCGGTCGCGAGGGCGCCGAGTACGACTCCGCCAAGGACGTGCAGGCCGCGCTCTCCCGCTACAAGGAGTCGGTCGACCTGCTCGCGCAGTACGTCACCGACAAGGGCTACGACATCCGCTTCGCGATCGAGCCGAAGCCGAACGAGCCCCGCGGCGACATCCTGCTGCCGACGCTCGGCCACGCGATCGCGTTCATCGACACGCTCGAGCGTCCGGAGCTGTTCGGCGTGAACCCCGAGGTCGGCCACGAGCAGATGGCCGGTCTGAACTTCACCGCCGGCATCGCCCAGGCGCTCTACTCGGGCAAGCTCTTCCACATCGACCTCAACGGCCAGCGCGGCATCAAGTACGACCAGGACCTCGTCTTCGGCCACGGCGACCTGCAGAACGCGTTCTCGCTCGTCGACCTGCTCGAGCACGGCGCACCCCAGGGCGGCGTCGCGTACGACGGCCCGCGCCACTTCGACTACAAGCCGAGCCGCACCGAGGACATCTCGGGCGTCTGGGACTCCGCAGCCGCGAACATGCGCATGTACCTGCTCCTCAAGGAGCGTGCGCAGGCGTTCCGCGCCGATCCCGAGGTCCAGGCGGCGCTGTCCGCGGCGAAGGTCGACGAGCTGTCGACGCCGACGCTCGACGAGGGCGAGTCGTACGACGCGTTCCTCGCGGACCGGTCCGCGTTCGAGGACTTCGACGCCGACGCGTACTTCGGCGGCAAGGGCTTCGGCTTCGTGCGCCTGCAGCAGCTCGCGGTCGAGCACCTGATGGGCGCTCGTTGA
- a CDS encoding Gfo/Idh/MocA family oxidoreductase, with product MAQRGREPERLRVAMVGHGFMGAAHSQAWRTVARFFPLGLEPEMSVIVGRDPDRTEAAREHLGWERASTDWRAVVADPEIDVVDVCSPGASHVEVAIAALRAGKHVLCEKPLANSVADAEAMTAAAASAAEHGVRSMVGFSYRRVPAIAFARRLVQDGRIGTVRQVRALYLQDWLADEDGPMTWRLDKEQAGSGSLGDIGAHAIDLVEHITGATLTSVSGTLETFVRERPLLAEGVGLSGTASTERGTVTVDDAAWFLGRLAGGAADGAVGSFEATRYATGRKNGLTIELSGTSGAIRFDLESMNELQVYDASAAAGEQGFTRVLVTEPEHPYMAAWWPTGHLIGYEHTFTHEVADLVTAIAEGTEPRPSFAEGLHVQRVLDAVERSAADGSSWTAIP from the coding sequence ATGGCACAGCGCGGACGGGAACCGGAGCGACTGCGGGTCGCGATGGTCGGGCACGGGTTCATGGGGGCTGCGCACTCGCAGGCCTGGCGCACGGTCGCCCGGTTCTTCCCTCTGGGGCTCGAGCCCGAGATGTCGGTGATCGTCGGCCGGGATCCCGACCGGACCGAAGCGGCGCGCGAGCACCTCGGGTGGGAGCGCGCATCCACCGACTGGCGTGCCGTCGTCGCCGACCCCGAGATCGACGTCGTCGACGTCTGCTCGCCAGGCGCATCGCACGTCGAGGTCGCGATCGCGGCGCTCCGCGCTGGGAAGCACGTCCTCTGCGAGAAGCCGCTCGCGAACTCCGTCGCCGACGCCGAGGCGATGACGGCGGCCGCGGCCTCGGCGGCCGAACACGGTGTGCGGTCGATGGTCGGGTTCAGCTACCGCCGGGTCCCCGCGATCGCCTTCGCCCGCCGGCTCGTGCAGGACGGTCGGATCGGCACCGTCCGACAGGTCAGGGCGCTGTACCTGCAGGACTGGCTCGCCGACGAGGACGGTCCGATGACCTGGCGCCTCGACAAGGAGCAGGCCGGCTCCGGGTCGTTGGGCGACATCGGCGCGCACGCGATCGACCTCGTCGAGCACATCACCGGGGCGACGCTCACCAGCGTCTCCGGCACGCTCGAGACCTTCGTGCGCGAGCGGCCGCTACTCGCGGAGGGCGTCGGGCTCTCCGGCACCGCGTCGACCGAGCGCGGCACCGTGACCGTCGACGACGCCGCCTGGTTCCTCGGTCGGCTCGCCGGGGGAGCGGCCGACGGAGCCGTCGGGTCCTTCGAGGCGACCCGCTACGCCACCGGACGGAAGAACGGGCTGACGATCGAGCTGAGCGGCACCAGCGGCGCGATCCGGTTCGACCTCGAGTCCATGAACGAACTCCAGGTCTACGACGCCTCCGCCGCGGCCGGCGAGCAGGGGTTCACCCGCGTGCTCGTCACCGAACCCGAGCACCCGTACATGGCGGCGTGGTGGCCCACCGGACACCTGATCGGGTACGAGCACACCTTCACGCACGAGGTCGCGGACCTCGTCACCG